The following are from one region of the Leptospira neocaledonica genome:
- a CDS encoding CocE/NonD family hydrolase, with protein MKYFWKAAKFALHCQLPTPPKVSEQEILVRTDNFEIPAILYTPKGKSCGTILAVNGLAYLGNKDPRFAAVCKSAAAIGYTVISPLLVEVTQFRIRKETVEKIKDLILHISSNKEYCPDQKLSYIAPSFSGSMGLIAASDPEVGRKISSILTIGAYCDVQSTLDYVMTSDEGDEYGRMILLYNFVKYALKSDNQELEFALKACVLDGSFSRETLELPTVLENISAESKEVFTKLREDKSFREKIWKDIVANAGSQSSFLQELQVKDKLHRLDCHVSIVHGLGDNVVPANEAVILKEHLPRKKSKLVLTPLISHGDVGISLAQIPAIYDLIQGFAFFFKNARVKEKVA; from the coding sequence ATGAAATATTTCTGGAAGGCGGCTAAATTCGCTCTTCATTGCCAATTACCTACTCCGCCAAAAGTCTCCGAACAAGAGATCTTAGTTAGAACGGATAATTTTGAAATTCCTGCGATTCTTTATACTCCAAAAGGAAAATCCTGCGGAACCATTTTAGCGGTGAACGGGTTGGCTTATTTAGGAAATAAGGACCCAAGATTCGCTGCAGTTTGTAAATCCGCCGCAGCAATCGGTTATACAGTCATTTCTCCTTTATTAGTAGAAGTGACACAATTCCGTATCAGAAAAGAGACCGTTGAAAAAATAAAGGATCTAATACTTCATATCTCTTCCAATAAAGAATATTGCCCGGATCAAAAACTTTCTTATATCGCTCCTTCTTTTTCCGGAAGTATGGGACTGATCGCAGCGTCCGATCCTGAAGTAGGAAGAAAGATCTCCTCCATTCTTACAATTGGCGCCTACTGCGATGTTCAATCAACTTTGGATTATGTAATGACTTCCGATGAGGGAGATGAATATGGAAGAATGATTCTTCTTTATAATTTCGTAAAGTATGCTCTCAAATCCGATAATCAAGAATTGGAATTTGCATTGAAAGCCTGCGTTTTGGACGGAAGTTTTTCCAGAGAAACCTTGGAACTCCCTACCGTTTTAGAAAATATAAGCGCTGAAAGTAAAGAAGTATTCACTAAACTCAGAGAAGATAAAAGTTTTAGAGAAAAGATCTGGAAAGATATCGTAGCCAACGCAGGTTCTCAAAGTTCCTTTTTACAAGAATTACAGGTTAAAGATAAATTACATAGATTGGATTGCCATGTTTCTATTGTTCATGGATTAGGAGATAATGTAGTTCCTGCAAATGAAGCAGTGATTTTAAAAGAACATCTTCCTCGTAAAAAATCCAAATTAGTACTAACACCTTTAATCTCTCATGGGGATGTAGGTATCTCTTTGGCTCAAATTCCTGCGATCTATGATTTAATACAAGGTTTCGCATTCTTTTTTAAGAATGCTAGAGTAAAAGAGAAGGTAGCGTAG
- a CDS encoding tyrosine-type recombinase/integrase has protein sequence MKKEKRNRTKILPEDDPVLSKEQIRLLLNASRTHENHYLWFRMLYSFGLQLSELVSLRVEDLDWSHHKILIHHSQTLNPRNPSIPLSLRRDLWFISQGKQDQDFLFSGRTGKLSPRTVQKMFSKLEEMTGFPISVFRLRRSLASHLIEAGWDLESIQEQLGLSSQKSLKELLGQKPKNAPRKIFPLEEINGSAA, from the coding sequence ATGAAAAAAGAGAAAAGAAACAGAACCAAAATTTTACCTGAGGACGATCCAGTCTTAAGTAAGGAACAGATTCGACTTCTTCTGAACGCATCCAGAACTCACGAAAATCATTATCTATGGTTTCGAATGTTATATTCTTTCGGGCTTCAACTTTCCGAATTAGTCTCCTTAAGAGTAGAGGATTTGGATTGGTCCCACCATAAAATATTGATTCATCATTCCCAAACCTTAAACCCCAGAAATCCTTCTATTCCCCTTTCTCTAAGAAGGGATCTTTGGTTTATTTCGCAAGGAAAGCAGGATCAGGATTTTTTGTTTTCGGGTAGAACAGGCAAACTAAGTCCCAGGACTGTTCAAAAAATGTTTTCCAAGCTAGAGGAAATGACTGGGTTCCCTATTTCAGTTTTTAGGCTCAGGAGAAGTTTGGCTTCTCACCTGATCGAGGCAGGCTGGGATCTGGAAAGTATTCAGGAACAATTGGGGCTTTCTTCCCAAAAATCCCTAAAAGAATTGCTCGGGCAGAAACCGAAAAATGCTCCGCGCAAGATATTTCCATTGGAGGAAATTAACGGGTCGGCGGCATAA
- a CDS encoding STAS domain-containing protein — protein sequence MEIKTKKVGKHTLVQLDGRLDITHSDEVEAKLLDDVQAGTGDIVINLQNISYISSSGIRIFVGMVRELEKQNRKLKLCNITPNVKKVFDVVELLDLFEVYETEQEALATLK from the coding sequence TTGGAAATTAAAACGAAAAAAGTAGGGAAACATACCCTAGTTCAATTGGACGGCAGGCTGGATATCACACATTCGGACGAGGTAGAGGCAAAACTTCTAGACGATGTCCAAGCCGGAACTGGTGATATAGTCATTAACTTGCAAAATATTTCTTATATATCTTCTTCCGGGATCAGGATCTTTGTCGGAATGGTCCGGGAACTAGAAAAGCAGAATCGAAAACTCAAACTTTGCAATATCACTCCTAACGTGAAAAAAGTTTTTGACGTTGTGGAATTGTTGGATCTTTTCGAAGTCTACGAAACCGAACAAGAAGCATTAGCTACATTAAAATAA
- a CDS encoding glycosyltransferase family 39 protein, which produces MGSPTSAEDRSSEIYGLIGLFFLSVLSLLIFRISGLEFPPVWPDEVLFYSPSLDFAKNGLFRTEVLEGLVKGMETKTLWMPPVFFLLNGWVLKFWGEGLEVLRLFAAILSVASVWVFWFILKTFDYSPIARLGASLLLFTDLLFLRVGWTARMEALCLFWALLSLLVLARKARWKGDIPLRQYEAFLSGFFLGISFLSHPFGAIFGVPALLLIHQAKAWKVWMFWLGGVLPILVWGIWIHPDWGIFFYQFGAQFGRKKDLFQSFSPITKIKVLLGGYESPGLRLFFYLALAYGLWVVRGEIKDKPKSAFFFSAWTVSILFFLILSTEYYYVMYLCIPLSALGGFFFERIRSRRVQFIAAILVFSNIAILVNAYKRIGFGNPEFDLKDKFYEVLGPELRGSKKMYLQTIPDPYFHIRKEYPNLKILEFIPGELPIPKEDFIQTLDSIDTFVFSDRQKRNEFVQAYLEENSSKFRKFKITAEPSTLRKVANVEAEVYRRR; this is translated from the coding sequence ATGGGTTCCCCCACTAGCGCAGAGGACCGATCTTCCGAAATTTACGGACTTATCGGTCTTTTCTTTTTATCAGTACTTTCCCTTTTAATTTTTAGGATCTCCGGGTTGGAGTTCCCACCCGTATGGCCTGACGAAGTTTTATTCTATTCTCCTTCCTTAGATTTTGCGAAGAATGGGCTTTTCCGAACAGAAGTGTTAGAAGGTTTAGTAAAGGGAATGGAGACCAAAACTCTTTGGATGCCTCCAGTCTTCTTTTTGTTAAATGGTTGGGTTCTGAAATTCTGGGGAGAAGGTCTCGAAGTCTTAAGATTATTCGCCGCGATCTTGTCTGTTGCGAGCGTCTGGGTATTTTGGTTCATACTAAAAACATTCGATTACTCTCCAATTGCAAGGCTTGGAGCTTCCTTACTTTTATTCACTGATCTATTATTCTTAAGAGTAGGTTGGACCGCGAGAATGGAAGCTCTTTGTTTGTTTTGGGCACTTCTATCCTTGCTAGTGCTTGCAAGAAAAGCCAGATGGAAGGGAGATATTCCTCTCCGACAATACGAAGCCTTCTTGTCCGGATTCTTTTTGGGGATCTCATTTTTATCACATCCATTTGGGGCAATCTTCGGAGTGCCCGCATTACTTTTAATCCACCAGGCAAAAGCTTGGAAGGTTTGGATGTTTTGGCTGGGCGGAGTATTACCAATACTCGTTTGGGGAATATGGATCCATCCTGACTGGGGAATTTTTTTCTACCAATTCGGAGCTCAGTTCGGACGTAAAAAAGATCTATTCCAATCCTTCTCTCCGATCACAAAGATCAAAGTATTACTAGGCGGATATGAATCTCCCGGCTTAAGATTATTCTTTTATCTGGCCTTAGCTTACGGGTTATGGGTGGTACGAGGAGAAATTAAGGACAAACCGAAATCTGCATTTTTCTTCTCTGCATGGACAGTTTCGATTCTATTCTTTTTGATCTTATCCACTGAATACTATTACGTAATGTATTTATGTATTCCTTTGTCGGCTTTGGGGGGATTCTTTTTCGAAAGGATCAGAAGTAGAAGGGTACAGTTTATCGCTGCTATATTAGTATTTTCCAATATAGCTATTCTAGTGAATGCTTATAAAAGAATAGGATTCGGAAATCCAGAATTCGACCTGAAAGATAAATTTTATGAGGTTTTGGGACCTGAACTAAGAGGTTCTAAAAAGATGTATCTACAAACAATCCCGGATCCTTATTTCCATATCCGAAAAGAATATCCGAATTTGAAAATATTGGAGTTTATCCCAGGAGAACTTCCTATTCCGAAAGAGGATTTTATCCAAACTTTGGATTCTATAGATACATTTGTATTCTCGGATCGTCAAAAAAGGAATGAATTCGTGCAGGCATACTTAGAGGAGAATTCTTCTAAGTTCAGAAAATTCAAAATTACTGCAGAACCTTCTACACTCAGAAAAGTAGCAAATGTAGAAGCGGAAGTATACCGCAGAAGATAA
- a CDS encoding acyl-CoA thioesterase, translating to MSEEITKSPKQSAAETRHIVMPDHTNHYGTLFGGTLMSWIDLIAVMVAQRHCGREAVTASVDKLNFLEPISLGDHVILKASANYAGRSSLEIGVQVSKENPYTGVVTRATTAYLTFVALDENKRPCPIPKIKPESDVEIRRYENAILRQEANRNLIKKIKDNGKV from the coding sequence ATGTCGGAAGAAATTACCAAATCACCGAAACAATCCGCTGCAGAAACCAGGCATATAGTTATGCCCGACCATACCAACCATTATGGTACCCTCTTCGGAGGGACCTTAATGTCTTGGATCGACTTGATCGCTGTGATGGTTGCTCAAAGGCATTGTGGAAGAGAAGCTGTTACTGCAAGCGTGGACAAACTGAATTTTCTGGAACCTATCTCTCTGGGGGATCATGTGATCTTAAAGGCTTCCGCCAATTATGCGGGAAGAAGTTCTCTGGAAATAGGCGTCCAGGTTTCCAAAGAAAATCCGTATACTGGGGTTGTGACCCGTGCTACGACTGCTTACCTCACATTCGTTGCCTTAGATGAAAATAAGAGGCCCTGCCCTATTCCCAAAATCAAACCTGAGTCGGATGTAGAGATTAGAAGATACGAAAATGCAATCCTAAGACAGGAAGCGAATCGGAATCTTATTAAAAAGATCAAGGACAACGGAAAAGTTTAA
- a CDS encoding arylesterase, whose translation MRVSILPIVFAVLGLVFSNCSGDIKDIPLKGCSKISGMPGPEDLAIDREAGLLYVSSHERRIKDQEGKIFFLDLNSSKLEPKLLETEYPKNFRPHGMSLLNQNGKYRLYVISHITLYKEHSIEVFERTEKPSANSKAGKWKHVQTLQDPLVTSPNDLSVASENEIFVSNDHGEGGFMLYLFHDLFRMKRSEIAYYDGKSWASLGNPVSLGNGILYVKRPDGKEILYRSSFNEGTVLKFDIKRENGKIVLGEPKSILLGSGPDNLEIDEKGNIFTVTHPSVMKFLRHASNAESHSPTKIFSISPDDSIKEIFSNSGELISAGSTALTYKERVYIAQVFNDFILQCQL comes from the coding sequence ATGCGAGTTTCCATTCTACCCATAGTATTCGCCGTTTTAGGCCTAGTTTTTAGTAATTGTTCGGGAGATATCAAAGATATCCCCTTAAAAGGCTGCTCCAAAATTTCCGGAATGCCAGGCCCGGAAGATTTGGCCATTGATAGAGAAGCCGGACTTCTTTATGTATCTTCTCATGAGAGAAGGATCAAAGACCAAGAAGGAAAGATTTTCTTTTTGGATCTAAATTCTTCCAAGCTAGAACCAAAACTACTGGAAACAGAATATCCTAAAAATTTCAGACCTCATGGGATGAGTCTTTTAAACCAAAACGGAAAATACAGATTGTATGTGATCTCACATATCACTTTGTACAAAGAACATTCTATCGAAGTTTTTGAAAGAACTGAAAAACCTTCCGCGAATTCTAAGGCGGGAAAATGGAAACATGTCCAAACTCTACAAGATCCTTTGGTCACGAGTCCTAACGATCTTTCAGTCGCTTCCGAAAACGAAATTTTTGTTTCTAACGATCATGGTGAAGGAGGATTTATGCTCTATTTATTCCATGATCTTTTTAGAATGAAACGTTCCGAGATCGCTTACTACGATGGAAAATCCTGGGCTTCTTTAGGAAATCCTGTCTCCCTAGGAAACGGAATTCTTTATGTAAAAAGACCGGATGGAAAAGAAATATTATACAGATCTTCCTTTAATGAAGGCACTGTTTTAAAATTCGATATCAAGAGAGAAAACGGAAAAATTGTATTGGGGGAACCTAAATCGATCCTACTCGGAAGCGGCCCGGACAATCTAGAGATAGACGAAAAAGGGAATATTTTTACAGTAACTCATCCTTCCGTGATGAAATTCCTGAGACATGCAAGCAACGCAGAATCTCATTCTCCTACCAAAATATTTTCCATTTCTCCGGATGATTCTATCAAAGAAATTTTTTCCAACTCAGGTGAATTGATTTCCGCAGGAAGTACGGCACTTACATATAAGGAAAGAGTTTATATCGCTCAGGTATTCAACGATTTTATCCTACAATGCCAATTATAA